The genome window GAGGGTGGATAGTCTCTTAAATCTGTGTACTAGCCGAATGCATGATTTATCAGACTTTAACAGGCTCCAGCATTCTCTCGAGATGCCAGTCATGGCCGGTTTTGTACTTTCATGCCTCCGCCTGAAAGTTAAAAGTAGTTCTGTTGAATTtgtttcatgtttatttaaagaaatcattcatcattcatATTGCATCCGaagcatattatattatatgatattataCACTTCCTCACCGATGGGATTTAAAAGAAATTGGTGTTGTACATTGTGCTCATTGTCCAGCGTTTCTTGTGCTGCTCGTGACCAAAGCCTTCATCATAGTTACCGTTCTTTCTGAAGAGCTGCTGGAAGTGAAACACACAGTAGAATTCGCCGTAGAGGGTGGTGTAGGTACGCAGGCTAGAGCCATGCAAGAGAAAAACTGCTTAGTAAAACAAATGGGCTAAAGTTTTGCTTATATATGTAATACATAAATAGTAGAAAATTTGGATAAATGTACGGACTATTGTTAGAGCAGTCCTAAAATACTCTGCAGAAAGGTTTTTCAAGTGTTACTGGCATCTGATTATATTATTTTGacaataaaatattgaaatttaCATAACtatttgaaatataaaatatagaataatataGAATATCAATTTCCTAACAGGATTGTTGCAGTTTTGTAAGTACGGTTATACAAATAACATTAAAGCAGAACATTTTTCGAAGCTTTAAAATAGTGCGCCTTCAATTTTAATGAATatatcattttcatttaaaagtcaATATTCTATTAGCATAATGGATTATTCCAGTTATGTGAAGATTTAAATCAAATATCAGATTCATTTATGGATTATTTATGaacaattatttataaatattcatttatgaACAGAATTATTAAccattattaatgaattattaagCTATTTGGGGCAAAATCTGATGAAAGTGGAATTTCATCATTAGGGTTTGATTGCCAACAATTTGATTATGTAATAATATTCTACTACTATAgttaatacatatatttttgatttattattatttaattgcatGAAATTCCTGAAGATTTAGAAATTTATaaactttaaagaaaaaaaaatgttgcagtTTTCAATCAAGTGGattgaccaggcataacattatgaccacctgcctattgtgtttgtccccctttttgctgccaaaacagccctgacccgtcctgcactgtgtattctgacccctttctatcagaaccagtattaacttcttcagtaatttgagcaacagtagctcgtctgttggatcggataacacgggccagccttcgctccctacgtgtatcagtgagccttggtcgtccatgaccctgtcgccggttcaccactgttccttccctggaccattttgatagatactgaccactgcagaccgggaacaccccacaagagctgcagttttggagatgctctgatccagtggtctagccatcacaatttggcccttcatcaaactcgctcaaatccctacgcttgtccattttcctgcttctaacacatcaacttggaggacaaaatgttcacttgctgcctaatatatcccacccactaacaggtgccatgatgaggagatcatcagtgttattcacttcacctcccactgctcagaatgttatgcctgatctgtgtacatttatatttatagtctGATTAACATTTTCCATCCTGCTTCCATATGGGAAGTTTCAATTGCTAAATGATTCATACCTCAGTTTCTGGTTGCAGTGCTTGCAGCAGAAGCAGTTTTTGTGGAACACATGTTTATCTGCTGCTATTTTCTCCATGGAGTAAACCGGTTTTAGGCATGCAGTGCACCTGTCCTGAGCGGTCTGCTGAAACTACAGGTACATCGGACGTTAGAAACACTGCGCTGTCTACCGGATTTGGATCACTGTTTCATTTGGAGTCTCTCAAGCCATTAGCATGTGCTATTGATTCGTATAAAGATTAGACGgaattatagaaataataatataaaaacctTTGGGGATACTAACCCAAACTTTTCAccaattatatatttatcagAAAATATAATCTTAATGTGGTTGAGCCGCCCATAAAGCAACAAGGTTCTCTATCCAGTTCTTataatttattagtatttttcacatttatcataattttcacatttattttacacCATAAAAAGAATGTCTGTTCGTCAGCTGACTATCACAACATGATTATATGGAATGAGCTAAGATGAATGAAAAAAGTGAACAAACGGCTACGCTGTGAAAGCCATTACAgtataaaattacaaaaactAATGTAACATTGCTGTGTTTAAAGTCTTATATTAAAGATTAGATAATACTGtgtttttctatatatatatctttaagtTTCTGTTCACTATGCTAAAAGACACTCTGTGGTTCCATAAAAAGCTTCCTTCTAGTCCTGGAAATGGTCCACTGGTAGAACCTCCAAAGATTACAACTGTAATAATCCTACAACTAGAGATTCATCTTCCAGTAAAGGTCTCCAATAGTACTTATAAGAGATGCTACAATGTTAAACCATCCAGAGCCACCCTCAGGAACCTTTTGAGGAACCCCTCAAGAACTAATTATAAAACTAAACAACTTAAATAAGGCATGAATGACCACATTACATATAAAATCATTTAACGCCATCCTCATAGTTTGCCTCAAGTCCTCAAGTGTAGCTTCTTCAGGTCACTAGAATATTAACCCAACCTTAGATCCCTTGAAGAAACTTGTAAGGAAAACATTGTGTAAGAATTTAAGTCTAATTATACAACCAAACAGATCCACTAAACTTTTCTAAGAACATTTGATTTCTTAATTGCTATCCTTATTCTTATAGTATGCTCAAGatggtgcttggccccctttAATAGAGGCTGTGTTGATTCTTGGATATGTAACAACTTCAGTAGTGGTTGGATTGGTCATAATCTGTCTCCTGAAGCATGTTTGATCATCAGGTTGAGTGGTCATGACAGTAGAGGTCGTGGAAGAGTAGAACTTGTTGCCAAAACAGTCTGTTTCTTCATACTTCTCTCTGATGGTCTTGGTACCGATGACCGTTTCAGCCTTAGGGACTGTTTGCACTTCCAGCGTACTGACCTGTCGCTTTTCCTTTTCCACAGGAATGTTGTAGCAAGTCAGAGCTGTTATGGAGGTTTGAGATTTTGGAGGTGTGGCTGTTTCTGTGTTCTTTCTGGCAGTGGATTggatagaaataaaagaagGTGAGGAAGGAGATCCTGCTCTTGGTTTAATTTCTGGAGGACTGAGATCTGGCTTCAATTTCTCTACTCTCTGCATTTCTGGTTCTGCCATCACACTTTTCTGAGGGACTCCTACATAATTCAGACTCTGAGGATTTGGAGATTTGCTTGACCCGATGCTGATTTTCCGTATATTACCTGAGAAGGGCAAATATTGGCCAGCCATCATGGACTCCTTGAAGAGACCAGACAGTCCTACAATGTCCGAGTCAGATTTTAGTGTAGAGACAGAGTAAAGCGCTTTCTTAATGGTTTCCTCTATTTCCATAAGTCTTGACAGTGTTTGTTCTTTTAAAGTAATGATTGCAGCACTTGCTTTCTCAAGGTCTCCGAACGCTACCTGCATGGAGGACAACATTTCAGATTCACAGACTGTTTCAGGTCTCCTGACTTCCTTTACCATCGCCCCATTTTTGggatttaaatgtttttgtggCACAACCCAATCTGGTACACTTTCAAATATCTTTCTAAGGTCACCATCTTCCTGACTGGCCTCTCCTTCAATTTCTTCAACCTTAGAAAGGATAGTTTTCAGCTCTTCTTGCTTTCTCAGCTTGTCGAAGATTTCCATGGCTGCATTTGCATTTCCCTTCATGATTTCATCCATGTGCACTGATAGCCTCTGCCGTCGTTCTGCTTCACTCTCTCTTCTACCTTTCTTTTGCCTCATTGTCACGTTGCCCTCTGGGGGTTCCTTTTGTTCACCATTGCTTGGTTTGCAGTTAGACTCCGAAAGAGCAGCAGACCTATCTGTGGTCATTTTGATTCTTTTGGGTTTCACAGGTGGCATTACTTGGCCTGTCTTTATCCCAAAGTTTTGCAGGGAAGCCTGAAACCCTGAACTACCCCCACTTGTTTCAAGCATTGGAGAGCTCTCTGTCTTCTCCTCTGTGGCTACATTTCCCTCAGAACTGCTCATGGTTACAAGATCCTGATGTCCGGCTGGTATTTCAGTATCTCCATTATTATGTGATTCTTTCAAGAAATGTGTTGGTTTCATATGTGTGAGTTCTGTACATTGTTGTTCTACAGAATTTGATTCagctttgattttatttagatctccTGCATTGGTTGCAGTTTTAATGGCCATTGTGTTGGAGCTAGGGTTTGTCTTTAAATGGTCTGGTTTAGGGGGAATGGCTGGCTTAGGTCCAGGAGGCTTTTTACTTTTCTGAAGAGAGCCCTGTCCGTATGTGTGGTCTGTCAGTGGAGAGCATTCTGATGGTTTATTTGCAGGCTGGCCTTGAAATAGTCTAGTTTCAGCACCCTCATGCTGTGTCTGGACAGTCACCTGTCCAGGCAGAGGGGAAGGTCGGCATGCTTTGAGCCCTTCAGAGTGGACAATCATATCATCACTCTGTTTGACAGCAGACtccatttttattgtttttcctgAGTTCCTATAAATCATTGCAGCTTTAAAATCCCCTTTGGTGACATTAAAGCTTGATTTGCTCAGAGAATCCAGAGCTGCCTGGACACTACCTTTCAGGgtctcttctcttccttcttcttgCTGTTCAGCTTCAAAATTCTGTGAGGACTCTTTGCTCTCGTCATTTGTGACTCCTGTGAGGTTTTGGTTTTCTGAAGGTGCCAGACAGGCATCATGTTGTTTCTCACAAACACTTTGTTGAAGAGCTTTTGCCTCCAGTGTGGCCTGTTGGAGACTCATGATAGCTGCTTGAAGGTTTGACAATGCTTCATCTTCCACCATGTCAACTCCTTCTACCTCTGGAGTGATATTTTTAGAAATACCTGTTTTTTCACTGCACATGTCTTTTCCATCTTGACTATATAAGCTGCTGCCAGGTTCATCTACACTGTTAACACTAGCTtgtccaaactctccatcagtTGATAGAGTATATTCTCCATTTGCAGCCATTTCcatattgttttttaatttgttgtgGCCATGTTTCTCAGACTGCATTGATGACCCATCATGCTCTGGATTTGAAACAAACATTGCTTTGATTATCTTAAGATTACCTGGTGCAATCACAACATCTTGCTCCCCTTGCCTAGATGTGCCACTTACATCTTCATCCGATAGACTTTTCTGAAGACTTTTTAAGTATCCCAGATCTCCATTCTCAATGCAATTCTGGACCAGTTTGACATTGCTGATCCTGTTTTCATGTCTGACTGAAATTGAGGCATCACCCTCAGTAAAAGGTGGTGGGCTGCACATTTTGGGGGGAGATTCACATTTTCCACTTATCAGGAGATTCTTTTCTTTTGGCTCCAATATATTTTCATAATTTTGATCCATCACAGTTCCTTCATGTCTAAAAAGGACATAAACTAATGTCTCCACAGATCCTGTTGCTTCTTCTTGTATCAAAACTCCTTTTCCGAGACACGTTTCTTGACCAAGTAGGTCTTCGATGACCTGAACCATGTTCGTGGTTCTGTATTCTTTGTCTTGGTTAACTGTAAATGGTAGTTGGTGAGTTGGTATGTCTAGATTTTTGATTTCCACATTTCCTTGATCATCCTCTTTTAAGAAGGCTATAACTGGGTTAAGATTTACTCTTGCCAAAAGCTGAAGAATAATACTCTTCATACTTCCCATAACCACTTCCTCGTGTTGAATTTCTGGACCGTTTTCCTGCGTAAAGCTGTAGTTTGCCTTTCTCACATGCCCAGCCTCACTGGCTTCAAGAAGGACTCCATGAGAATGAATGGCATTAAAGCAATAAAGAGAAGTTAAGGATTTGTTCATGTTCTTGTCCACAGCGTCCAAATCTGCATCATTTTGCCAATTGATTTGGTCCAGAGGTGTCGATTCAAACATATGGGTTCTGTTCTTTACATTTGTCTTAAGAGTTTCCTCTTCTATGCCTACGTTCTCATTTGGTGGGGAGCTGTTCTCACTGTCAAACCCCTTTTCAAAAACCTCTTTGGCTCTTGATATACCTAGATATACTTCACCAGAATCTTGATCTACGTCTTTAATATCTATAATGCTAAGGTCGCTGTTTCTTTTGATGGTTTCAGGTTGGTATGTTTCAAAGTCCCTCTTTTGCTTTCGTACTGCTCCTTTTTCATCTTCAGAGATAACAATCCTCCCTGGATAGACATCATCTAGGTCCTCTCTTGACGTTTCAATGAACTGACCTTCAAACATTTTTCGCTTGGCCTTAACATTTACCCTGAAGTTCTCCTCTTGACTAAGAGATTCCCCAACTTTTTGTTGGGTGTCATCAATCTCTGGATGAATGGTTTGCTGTTTGTTGCCATGTATAGAACCTTCTTCCTTAAAGCAATTCAAGAGCTGTTCAAATGCATGTTCTCCTTGAATGCTCTTCTCCGTCAAATGTGTTTGCTTGTGGGAGTCTTCTGTGTTGACAGTCCCGTTCTCAAATATCCAACGCCTTGACTGGACCTCACCCTGGTATGCGATATCTGAGGCATTGCCAGAGTTTAATATATCAGCAAACTCCTCCTCCACCATGTTTCCCAGGCCCTTCAGCTCAGGGCAGGTGTGCTTCAAGAGTCGTCTCAACTCGCATTTCTGTCGTTGCTCATACAGTGTAGAGATAACCTCCTTTGGAAGAGGTGTTGGAATGGGTGACTGGCTGTCAGCCCTGGAATTGACTTGCGGGAAGGGAGAGGATGGATCCGGTTGTGCTGAATCATCTTCCGAGTATGGGGATTGCTCAAAGTCTTTCGGGGTCACATCAGCCATCTTGAGATGAAACAAAATGTTATGCTCTATATCATCATCTTGGTTTGCAATAAACATTTTAGCAGATTTCTCCTCATCCCATGCAAGCATGCATGTGGGGAGTTTGTGTACATACCAGTTGTTAGGATGCAAACCAACGTGCCCTTGAACTCAGCATTCCATATGAGATATTCCAGCAGACCAGGTGAAATCATTAGTGTGGTTTTTCACAAGCTTTGTGAAATTTGTGAAACATGTCATTAAACATATTAGCAGTGATATTCCGAAGTCATAATGAATTCAGGGCTGCAAATATTGCATTGTCAAGGATATTTATCACCATGTTCTCCCAACAAATTCCCACCTAGGACCTATAGTAgctctgtccatcacacattaGCCCTTGAGAATGACCTagatagcttagtggttaagggcGTTGGGTTACAGCttggaagattgtgagtttgaatcccagatccatcaagctgccactgctgggctcctaagcaaggctcttaaccctcagttgtataaaatgatttaaattgtaagtcgctctagatCAGGGCTTTTGCTAAATGCCTTAAACGTAATGAAGGCTGACATTTTTTCTCATTGCTTTTCATGCTACATTACAAAGTAGCATCATGCAATTGGAGGAAAGTGTTAACTACAATCTACTGTATACACAAGCTCACAGAAACCACAATTGGCTATAGTATCGCTCTGACTGACTAAGGAGTGTCAAAACCCCCACTACCCACCCAATTTGCAATCAAAACGATCAGTTCAAAACCATGcaacacacagtttacacatgCTAATGGCTTTAGTGACTCAATTGAGTCACTAAAGCCAATCACTAATGAGTGACTCAATTTGCAAGTTAGTAAGTTGACACATTAATGTAAGATGAGCAAACAGTGACTCATGTTTATGTGCATCACGATGTTATGAACGTGACCTCGGTTAGCCTTTACAACTAAAGTACAACTGCTTAAGACACATCTTTACAGGCCACATTAACGTTCTAACTGAATTGAAATCGATCTTATTGCTTTTCTTACCTTGAAATTTTTTGCTTTGGTTGGAGAAGTACAATCTTGCTTCTGTAGAAAAGGTGGAAgcaaaaatctgtttatttatggATGTATTAGACATAACCTATTATTTATGCAACGATCCAATTATCATTTGTGTACAatggactttatttatttatgttttatcgTTGGATTATTACAGTTGAGTTATCTTTCATTTGTGCTGATAATGTGGTCTACACAAAAATTGACATTTTAAACTATTTCAATATCATCAgcgtttaaaaaaatgattgtttAATTACTATTATTTCTTTCTGCTTTCTACATAAAAACCCAGCTGCTTCTGCCTGACCCATTCTCCCATTCCCTGACCTCTGGTTTAGCAAATGGAGCAGAAGAACAAACACAAGTACAAACTGGTTTTAAAAGGTTCCCCGTTGGCTCTGCAGCTGCCACTTTAGACAGATATAGTTCGGAGATGGCTTTGACAGAAATAGGGAACTTCTCCCGTCCATACAGAGTGGAGCTGTCTCTGAAGTCTGCCACTGATTTCCGTTTATCTTCTACGGTACaacagagacagaggaagaaatCATTAAAACAATGGACTATGATTTTGCTCTTTGGTATATCAGTCTCTCACAGGGATGCGACcggattgtttttctttttagagaCACGATGTCGCTGGTTCTCATAGACGAATAAGGCTGAAgctgaatgagaaagagagtcgGAAGAGTTCGGTATTCCACCATCAAGTGAAATTAtacaacatttacacacatttaaaaaaaggaatgcCTAAGATAAAAGCTTGACTGAGTAATTAAGCCGCTTGTAATGGTTTTAATTGAAGCATCTTTTAGATACACAAaaccttaaaaataaaatattctgtaataCATTCATGCAGTACACcttgcttaaaaaaaacatggctaCCAAAGACCAGCTCTGGTTCTTCAAACCCGAACGCTATCAATGTCATGAATCTCAGATAATAATTTATACCTGTATATATGAgagaataatattattatttattgaatgatGAAAGATTTACTCACTGGTTTACACTATTCCCTGTTTGTCCTTTTAATTCCCTAAAACCCTTAGCTCTTGCCGCTGTGTCCGTGCTGCCTGGTCAGTAGCTGTGTGTCCTCTGTGTATGTCAAAGTGCTCATGGCTGCCTGTTTTCTGGTGACAGCTGACTCTCTTATCCCAGTCCCTCGTAGGCTGTGGTTATTTTAGGCCTAATATTTCCCCACCAGGCTGAGTCAATCAGGCTGTGAAGCATATAGTGCTGAAAAATACCATAACCCTGTCccccccagcacacacacacacacacacgcacacacactcattctaccCCCACCCTCAATATCCTTCATGACCCTGGAAGTCACTTAGACTTTATTTTAGCTGCTGTGTGGTCATGTGAGGCCTCTAGCTACCTATTTGAGAACAGTACCATGAGGTCTTTTGTTTGCTTAGGTCAAATATAGTATATTAtgtcatatatatgtatatatatatatatatatatatatatatatatatatatatatatatatatatatatatatgtatatataaatattagcaACTTGACTAGCATTATCTATTTGTGtaatttctgacattttcttcAACAACCGGCTGTAAACTTATTTGTATCTACCAAAGGTAAATCTTTTTGTTTCATGAAATTGTCGGCATCAATCACCACAACTGTCCTTTTCATTCACCATGTT of Hemibagrus wyckioides isolate EC202008001 linkage group LG23, SWU_Hwy_1.0, whole genome shotgun sequence contains these proteins:
- the LOC131344416 gene encoding LIM domain-containing protein isoform X1, giving the protein METNLRKSQSLRCVSTEQALSWTEAGLRDRKKSVSQLVAQYQNAVTGKTKAADSVGNKQKTLQFAAIPITDIEIKECSKAWADGSSSTQLTRSKSMEYLPRQRTISTSALRELFESKVAMKPKILHKPKNSEKPQGSSGTENAGLNHNSTEDLLVFIETDNSKKSAEPTKQKEDNLTPKVVSAPRVERRKTFTGVNTERIVTQSEDKRKSVADFRDSSTLYGREKFPISVKAISELYLSKVAAAEPTGNLLKPKQDCTSPTKAKNFKMADVTPKDFEQSPYSEDDSAQPDPSSPFPQVNSRADSQSPIPTPLPKEVISTLYEQRQKCELRRLLKHTCPELKGLGNMVEEEFADILNSGNASDIAYQGEVQSRRWIFENGTVNTEDSHKQTHLTEKSIQGEHAFEQLLNCFKEEGSIHGNKQQTIHPEIDDTQQKVGESLSQEENFRVNVKAKRKMFEGQFIETSREDLDDVYPGRIVISEDEKGAVRKQKRDFETYQPETIKRNSDLSIIDIKDVDQDSGEVYLGISRAKEVFEKGFDSENSSPPNENVGIEEETLKTNVKNRTHMFESTPLDQINWQNDADLDAVDKNMNKSLTSLYCFNAIHSHGVLLEASEAGHVRKANYSFTQENGPEIQHEEVVMGSMKSIILQLLARVNLNPVIAFLKEDDQGNVEIKNLDIPTHQLPFTVNQDKEYRTTNMVQVIEDLLGQETCLGKGVLIQEEATGSVETLVYVLFRHEGTVMDQNYENILEPKEKNLLISGKCESPPKMCSPPPFTEGDASISVRHENRISNVKLVQNCIENGDLGYLKSLQKSLSDEDVSGTSRQGEQDVVIAPGNLKIIKAMFVSNPEHDGSSMQSEKHGHNKLKNNMEMAANGEYTLSTDGEFGQASVNSVDEPGSSLYSQDGKDMCSEKTGISKNITPEVEGVDMVEDEALSNLQAAIMSLQQATLEAKALQQSVCEKQHDACLAPSENQNLTGVTNDESKESSQNFEAEQQEEGREETLKGSVQAALDSLSKSSFNVTKGDFKAAMIYRNSGKTIKMESAVKQSDDMIVHSEGLKACRPSPLPGQVTVQTQHEGAETRLFQGQPANKPSECSPLTDHTYGQGSLQKSKKPPGPKPAIPPKPDHLKTNPSSNTMAIKTATNAGDLNKIKAESNSVEQQCTELTHMKPTHFLKESHNNGDTEIPAGHQDLVTMSSSEGNVATEEKTESSPMLETSGGSSGFQASLQNFGIKTGQVMPPVKPKRIKMTTDRSAALSESNCKPSNGEQKEPPEGNVTMRQKKGRRESEAERRQRLSVHMDEIMKGNANAAMEIFDKLRKQEELKTILSKVEEIEGEASQEDGDLRKIFESVPDWVVPQKHLNPKNGAMVKEVRRPETVCESEMLSSMQVAFGDLEKASAAIITLKEQTLSRLMEIEETIKKALYSVSTLKSDSDIVGLSGLFKESMMAGQYLPFSGNIRKISIGSSKSPNPQSLNYVGVPQKSVMAEPEMQRVEKLKPDLSPPEIKPRAGSPSSPSFISIQSTARKNTETATPPKSQTSITALTCYNIPVEKEKRQVSTLEVQTVPKAETVIGTKTIREKYEETDCFGNKFYSSTTSTVMTTQPDDQTCFRRQIMTNPTTTEVVTYPRINTASIKGGQAPS
- the LOC131344416 gene encoding LIM domain-containing protein isoform X2, producing the protein MADVTPKDFEQSPYSEDDSAQPDPSSPFPQVNSRADSQSPIPTPLPKEVISTLYEQRQKCELRRLLKHTCPELKGLGNMVEEEFADILNSGNASDIAYQGEVQSRRWIFENGTVNTEDSHKQTHLTEKSIQGEHAFEQLLNCFKEEGSIHGNKQQTIHPEIDDTQQKVGESLSQEENFRVNVKAKRKMFEGQFIETSREDLDDVYPGRIVISEDEKGAVRKQKRDFETYQPETIKRNSDLSIIDIKDVDQDSGEVYLGISRAKEVFEKGFDSENSSPPNENVGIEEETLKTNVKNRTHMFESTPLDQINWQNDADLDAVDKNMNKSLTSLYCFNAIHSHGVLLEASEAGHVRKANYSFTQENGPEIQHEEVVMGSMKSIILQLLARVNLNPVIAFLKEDDQGNVEIKNLDIPTHQLPFTVNQDKEYRTTNMVQVIEDLLGQETCLGKGVLIQEEATGSVETLVYVLFRHEGTVMDQNYENILEPKEKNLLISGKCESPPKMCSPPPFTEGDASISVRHENRISNVKLVQNCIENGDLGYLKSLQKSLSDEDVSGTSRQGEQDVVIAPGNLKIIKAMFVSNPEHDGSSMQSEKHGHNKLKNNMEMAANGEYTLSTDGEFGQASVNSVDEPGSSLYSQDGKDMCSEKTGISKNITPEVEGVDMVEDEALSNLQAAIMSLQQATLEAKALQQSVCEKQHDACLAPSENQNLTGVTNDESKESSQNFEAEQQEEGREETLKGSVQAALDSLSKSSFNVTKGDFKAAMIYRNSGKTIKMESAVKQSDDMIVHSEGLKACRPSPLPGQVTVQTQHEGAETRLFQGQPANKPSECSPLTDHTYGQGSLQKSKKPPGPKPAIPPKPDHLKTNPSSNTMAIKTATNAGDLNKIKAESNSVEQQCTELTHMKPTHFLKESHNNGDTEIPAGHQDLVTMSSSEGNVATEEKTESSPMLETSGGSSGFQASLQNFGIKTGQVMPPVKPKRIKMTTDRSAALSESNCKPSNGEQKEPPEGNVTMRQKKGRRESEAERRQRLSVHMDEIMKGNANAAMEIFDKLRKQEELKTILSKVEEIEGEASQEDGDLRKIFESVPDWVVPQKHLNPKNGAMVKEVRRPETVCESEMLSSMQVAFGDLEKASAAIITLKEQTLSRLMEIEETIKKALYSVSTLKSDSDIVGLSGLFKESMMAGQYLPFSGNIRKISIGSSKSPNPQSLNYVGVPQKSVMAEPEMQRVEKLKPDLSPPEIKPRAGSPSSPSFISIQSTARKNTETATPPKSQTSITALTCYNIPVEKEKRQVSTLEVQTVPKAETVIGTKTIREKYEETDCFGNKFYSSTTSTVMTTQPDDQTCFRRQIMTNPTTTEVVTYPRINTASIKGGQAPS